CCTACAGGCGAATATTGCGGATATCTTGGTCGAAACATAGAGGTCCTACAACAATTTAGTAAACATAAAGAACTTAGAAATTAGAGGCTAGCGATATGAGATTCTCCGTCTGCTAATAGAAGGGAAGATCAATGGAAAACGGTCGGTCGTAGACAAAATTCATGGCTGAAAGACTCGCGCAGATGGCTCGGACAGATGTCTACAGAAATTTTCAGAACTGCGGTTTCTCGAGCGACAATAGCCATTTTGGATCGCCAACTTCCGTAAGGAGACGGCGtcgtaagaagaagaaatatgtTTTGTGTAAAGCTCCAAGGTCATCCAAAGGATCACATCCTATCTACCTACTCTGGATATTCCGATGACCGTGGCTGAATAAAgattgaaataatagaaaaactgCAAATAGTTTACTGATAGATGATCTACCTGCCCTTATAGTTTCCAATAAGTCTTATAAAGAGAGAGAAACCATCCATTATATCCAAATTAATACGCATACTTCACTGTTCTGcgtatattttttgcttttaaatGAACTTAGAATAgtaatcacaattttttaaatcataacaAGTAGCAGGAATATGATATATCTGGTTTACAGTAAATGTTTTCACTTCGAattcaaagaaattattatcattactTTCAGATCTTTTCAACTCTACTAAAGCAAATGGATTCAGTTCTATATACAGATTCGTAATATCTCAGGTTCTTGtgtagaaattattattattgatttgagCCCGTCCCATAAATGCATTTATTATTCAAGGTGATCCATCCAATTTTGtggcaaaaaattttaacgttGACAATATTTCAAGTTTCTTATTAGCACGATTTGTAGATCGATATTTCAATTGATTGATGTTGTCGGAATACTTCAAGGATTTGTTTTAAAACCACAATTTCCCAATATCCTTATTAACATTTCAGTTTTACATATTTAATTCgtttttattatgaaacttaaaaattttaaaatgcaGTAAAAATTACGtaaacttgaaataatttataaatattcttttattttatattaaaaatgcaaaataatattataattacctGGTTTTCTAAATATGTAAACTATATTAGAATGTTTGTTCTACattattcattgaatatttttatttataaattatttaaatgtcaTGCATTTATATTCAATATGTATATGAATGATGAATCAAAAATACTTATCGATTCACAttaattaaaacatatatttatggTGACATTAATATTTAATGCAGATAGTTCCTGTTAAAAAAGTCAGGTTATGAATATTATGAACCTTGTATTTAACAAAATaccagaaaaaatgttttcttttaaatatatttcgtGTCAAAATTTCACCATTCTCAACAAACTGGTTTTAAATATTGAGAATTCAACACgtgtttttatataacaaactaTGCTTAAGACGAAAAATGTTCTCACCAATAAGAACCTAACCCAACCAACAAAGAATCATATCTGTTTCATAAGTCAACATTCCTCATCATTTATGCAACTAGGTTCTGTTATAATACAGTGGACTTCTTCGAGTATTTAATTGCAAGTTCACAAGAAAGCATTGCTTTTATAAATCCAACATATTCAATTGAACACAGATCTGGCGATCTTGGTGGCCAGAGTAAACGATGTGGTGTTTATCCAAGTAGACAAGGTGGGTTGGTATTGGCTTTCTGAAAACTGTAATCTTGCATAGGTTGCACATAGAATCATATGTGACTCCTCTACTTCCTGAACATAACGCCAATCTGCCTGTAAAGAATAGTCCACGTTAGGCTAAAAATTCGTTGGGTTGTTAAGATAGTAGACATTCTTAGTCAGTCGAAATCCAATTCTAGGGTTTTTTTGGAAATCGTAGTCTTTGTTTTTAGTGGCCTATAGGATCCCTAGCAGCAATTCTAGATCTCTAATTAGATTAAGTATTTTAGCACTAACTCGTAGAGCAAGTACCTCACTTAGAGGTCAAGGTTTCAAATCGATGTGGGAGAACTGAAATTCTCCTTTCCAGTTTTCTCATTATCCCAAGTGTGCTAGTCGTTTTTAAGTACATTACTTTTCATTCCAAAGTCTCTTCATTATATCTCAAAagattgtttttaaatttaaacaaaaaaatcggtGTTTTACTCATTTAGAGCGACAGAACATACtatggaaatattaaaaactcagattgtttttattatttgaactcattagaatataaatattagaaaaattgattgacgaatattttttggtggaatatttattctaatatatacattgcaattttttttcatattccaaAAGATGAGCTTAAACTACTTCCTTTTCATCCTTCGCATTTAGATCATTACACGAATATGTGGAAAATGAGATCACCTCAATTTAATATCCAATGAAGGACGTGCAACTTGTATGCTAATTTCAAAATCATAGAAATTTACATACAAATAAATGCACAAGATAAATAATATCAGATACATAATAATAGACAAGCTTGAATAATTGCAGAAATAATTTAGGTATAAACCGACATGGATGGGTGcgatttcttttaattaatatttttataataaataggtGTGGTTACTAAGGATGTATATCTTACCGTGAAACACGCCAAAATTTTTAACATCGTCCTGTTAATTTACGAGgccaaaattacaaaattagaattaaattgtcaaaaactttAATACTGATATTGCTACACACTTCTATACAAAATTCACTAAACGCGGTTAATAATTCatatcatttattaaaatattttacaatatataatttttgacattaataaaTAGAATACTTTAGTCTTTAGTCCGGACTACAAAGTTCATTGCCTGTCCCCACttatctttttaatatttacaaaggTATATCACTTCATCATAATCACCAATGACAGATTTTTGCAACCTTTCTCCTCTCTGTCGCCGAAATAACGGAAAATTGATTTCCTCCTAGTTGAAAGTCTCTTACTTAATAGtttatatgaagaaataaatttaaatcaataaaatatcacatgattattcttctttttcatcgtTTGCCTAATTGATCATTTTATAGCACCTGTAAAGATCCTTAATAGGTGGACAACCAGTACTTCATATTCTGTTAAAATTTTGgcattttctatattatatagACAATGTCTTACTATTACTTAATTACTGTACATTAGAAGATTTATTACTACTACCCAGTCTGTAATGTTAAAAACGAAGATGTTAAAAATCATCAGTTCAGGTTATATAATGAAGTAAACTATATGTTCAGTTTTCCTCATTCtttataatcatttatttccgtatatttaaaactttcctaatttgttcaatataataacatttttttctgcagtaataatttattaatcttAATTTGTTTAAACGTGGgtggtttcaattttgaatgaCACTTCACTTTGTATACATTGTGAGTCACTTACTTTCGTTGAATTACTTGCAAATCGCCGGCATTGATACGTCATATTGTAAGGGCAACAAAAACACTTTCGCCAACTTTTACTTTAAACTTATATCGTTTAGTGACacacttaattttttttgttgtcgTACAGCTGTGggatattaatttatttggaagTTTATGCATTCGATCTTGTATGCAAAATTATGTTGCAATTTTCAACGGAACCGTGGAGAAAGTAAAGAAGATCGCGAGTGGGAGTGGCGAAAAGCAGAAACTGTTACGAGGGATAGTTTATAATATGCTAAATTGAACATGTGgcaatgaaaaagaaatatatataaatatgtaattgTCCTTATAGATTTAATTCAACAATTAGCTTCTCTTTAGACTTATAAATAGAAAGTTGCGAATAGATATAAGTGatgtttataattttagaaaagtATATTACGTAAGGTGTTGGGCGATTTGATTATAGATAGAATTTAAATTCAGTACACGATTTCGCAACACTTATATAGAAGAAAACAAGgcgaaacaattattttaaaaagacGAATACaaacaagatatttatttttttataactacaTCACAACAGGAAGTGAAATTTCAACATGAAGGTTTAAGGAATTTGAGTCTCTTGGCAATTATTACTGACCATGAGTTCATTTCTGTAGAGTctaatttgaattattagaaatataataaatacactAATTTCGTTATCATAAACAATTTCCAACATCTAATATGGAATTGTATTTCAACATAATATCCGTTAAACCCTATTGTAACTGTACACATGCTACAGTTCATAAATTAACCTACTAATTGCAATAGTTGTTCTGCATTggtaatttctattattattcgATGTGTTTGAAATCTTTTATGACGGAAACTCAATTTCCCGTTCAGTCATTGTTATAGTACTTTCAGCAAGTACGATTTTTAACAATGGTGTTTTCAAACTTGATGTAAACCAATGAGAACTTAATTCTCATTGACATAAACAATATGTTCGTTTCGTTTAATCTGGAACAGATTgaatcagttttttttcaattgtaataCTTTATGGCATTAGATGAACAATGCCTTGTGTAAATGTTACACTCTTCatatcattttgtataatttgaaagaatctaggtgtaaaactaacataatttaatttttttaatgtatcatCGATGGTTCCGATTCGTGATTTATAAACATCAAGTTTATTATGTTTTGTGAGATTGTCGAATCGGTTGTGTCTATAGCTCCGACTCtgcatatattattattttgaattagaaCCGAAAGTAAAACTTAAAAAGTTGTTGATAACTTGGAAAGAATACCAATTGAGAACTTTGTAAGTAACTTAAATCAGACGAAATAGTTAATATTCCATAGACACTAAAATTAGAATATCAACAACTTATTTCTTTTACATGTACTCGACTTCAAACTAGTCTCGAACTTTGGCAACGTTGTTGAATTATATGAAACTtgagaatttagaaaataccGACATCAAATAACTGTAACAAGACTTTCGAATTAATTTaactaattgaaaaatattgcaatTTCAAGCAGTTTCACTAATTGATATGTTTCTACGTTCAATTATTTTACGTTCAACGTAACTGTGAGTTATGAAACTTGATTTAATGGTACAAATATCGCTCTATCTTGTTTGGAGTAGTTGCGGAAATAACTAGGTACTACCttttattaactaaaaaaaCGTCTTATATAACACTTACatagagaaaatagaaaaagttgGATGTCATAGCCATTTTAAACGTATACTTATTGCTTTGAAATGTTAAATTATACAATACAGATTATTTCGGGTCCTCTGgcttgaaatatatgaaaatgtaccataattatcaaaatgtgtgaatatattccaaataaaGACTTTCTTCTCTTAGGAAAATCTTATCttattcacaatattttgtACGACTGACCATAAATGTTGCATTGgaagtaataatgaaaatacacCCACTAAATGGATGAAATTTTAAAGATTGGAATTAAAACTGTTTGACTACTGGActtatgttgaagaaaattcaataattgaatGTACATATCAAACAAtctaataaaattcgaaattatatttgtgaaaaatgtattgaaatatattttttatgtttcaatcAAATTAAGTTGCCatgtaaaagaaatttttctccTTTTAGATATACTGTGAATCCTTTTTTTCATCCATTTCTCTATTAATTTTACCtaccatttattatttatttttctttttcgcgCATGGTACCTATAGTGAATTTATCTTCCCAATTACGTAATtatgtaaattatattttcaattttatattgaatgccaacttttttatttaaatgctgttattaattttcatttaataataattaattccaAACAGTTATTAAATTGTTTACTCGATGTTGACGAATCATGTGATAGACGTCAATGAATTTGGCCGTACCTAACGGTACGTCTGTCGTTACGATATCAATATACTTAACGACTTTCTTACagtaatttgtatatatttttatcctttatatttcttataaatatataaggatGATCAACCTTTCGTTTCAAGTTATTAATAAACAAGATATTgacaagaaaatatattcaattagaCTGGTGCTTTGATTTCTGTTCGACTCTATCTATTATTATGTTATGAtacaatttttacataaatttcttatttttagatTTCCCTGGTATGTGCTTTGCTTCAACTAAATGTGCCACTGTAGAACCAGGTAAAACTTGGGACCTTACTCCCTTCTGTGGTCGTTCAACTTGCGTCGTCTCTGAAGACAAACCACCTCGTCTTTTGGAGTTGGTAGAAGACTGTGGACCTCTTCCTTTGGCCAATCCAAAATGCAAACTTGACGAAGGTAATTTTACTCTAAATACCTACATGATTAGCTCTATGTGATATTTTTCATCTGGAGATAAATAATTGTTCTCATTTCTTTTCAGAGAAAACTAACAAAACAGCCGCATTCCCATTCTGCTGTCCAACTTTCAAATGCGAAGATGGTGCAAAATTGGAATACCCTGAAATCCCAACTGTAGCTCCAGTTCCTGACGACGCAGCAGTAACCACAACCAAAgcttaattaatataaaaaagctGATAATCCGTCTTTCATCTTTTTACGATTAGAATAAACTGTTGGAAGATCATTAACAgtcgaaaatttttgtaataaaaattaataaaaggtTGTCGTAGATATCTAGTTTTATTTAATGCCTTCAATACCAGATAAAGTGAATGACTTATCCCAATTAAAAGAATGTTGAGATTGTTACCTACCTTTTTAAGGTAACAACAATCACTAAAGATTTGTTAATATAATTAACATTTAAACGAATGTCATCGTGTACGTATTTTATGACCACTTGTAGCGTTCTGCTTAAATTACTGTTAAAACTAAACAGCAgtttaaaactaactaaccgattaatttttttatcattgcaCCATGTGATATCAACCCATAGTTGAAATTTAACTTTCTGTTtaggaaaattttattgaaaataggtATGTTGGTATTAGAACTTCCGGgagtacatttttttgttatgttgcCGGCGTATGGACCATTCCAAAATGACGTAATTGACAGTTCGGCCATGTTTGCTGGGTGGCGAACAATATTATTCGAATACTTGTTGTATTTGTAAATATCGGCGAGTGTTTTATTTCCAAATCCTTAAGctcagaaaaatttttaatacggAAGTCAGAAAAAATGATTGGTTTACAGAAACGGGGGTCTTAGAATGGTTAGCTGTAAATAGTTAATAAGATAGTTATGTGATGAATACTGAACTTAACATACAGATTGATCAAGCTTTACATGAATTTGTGAAAATGAAATTCTAtcacaaaatttatattataagtGATTTAATTTGAACACATAACCTTCAAATCATATACAAATCTCCCTCCCTGTATTATTAACTAAGgaatcattttaaaataaatacataatagtTGATACAAGCGTATatcttattaatattattttgtatttaagatggttataaataattgatgaatGTATTGACATTAAGTTAAGTTGATGATGTGAACTGAAAAATGATTTAACTATaaagattttatatttcatgttgATTTGTCTTAATTATAGGGTTCTTTTCTTagaaaatcaagacaaatcattacgaaatatatatataaaaaggtgAAGACGAAAAAAGTTATGaagattttatattgatattaaattaacTAACTAAATCTCTCAAAACATTGAATGAGAAAATGATGAAGAAGTGCctatatataaatgtaaattacatatttaaatacagttttcatggttttataattgaaaatatatttacaaaagtcATATAACTTGCCAATTATCTAATTTACTTGACCAATTTTTATGAGTTCTCAAACTTGTCAGTCGTTTGAACTgaaactttataattttttatatagaaaactattaGTTGTTATATGTCTTTTTCTGTTCCTTGTTTCAAATTTGCTAAAGTGAAAAGTGGCTGCCTATTGtctattatttactttttgtgGGATAACTAATTACTGGTGCAATTTTACTTTAGTGTGTAAGAGGTAGAAACTAATATCTATTAAATGAAAAACGATCTGTTGCAAAAAAGAAAAGATCCTCTAATTTCTGTGAAAATGAAATGGTTCACATAATTGGggcaaaaatataattaataataaagaaattgataaaacaacaaaCATAGAGAAACACTTGCTTGgaaataaaattccaaatataCTTAATGTAATGTCTTCAACTGGGATCAATTTTCAAAG
This DNA window, taken from Diorhabda sublineata isolate icDioSubl1.1 chromosome 4, icDioSubl1.1, whole genome shotgun sequence, encodes the following:
- the LOC130443167 gene encoding uncharacterized protein LOC130443167, with translation MNSYVVFAALFLVTVFADEKTEQTVDGIKTYRRLIPADVLRDFPGMCFASTKCATVEPGKTWDLTPFCGRSTCVVSEDKPPRLLELVEDCGPLPLANPKCKLDEEKTNKTAAFPFCCPTFKCEDGAKLEYPEIPTVAPVPDDAAVTTTKA